A single Anopheles funestus chromosome 2RL, idAnoFuneDA-416_04, whole genome shotgun sequence DNA region contains:
- the LOC125765254 gene encoding protein ultraspiracle homolog isoform X1: MLKKEKPMLSVAAIIQAQGRWDRSLAGLTGTYNGFDAALVGHMGPLSPPDLKPDLKPDISLLNGSGGGPFSPGNNCGPGSPGSGGFNSVVLQQQNALVVGGPLGNGTGGGQQNMLVGGGGSQQQQQQQGSNGGGSGPNTPSNITQQYPPNHPLSGSKHLCSICGDRASGKHYGVYSCEGCKGFFKRTVRKDLSYACREDKNCTIDKRQRNRCQYCRYQKCLACGMKREAVQEERQRSSKFSMKTEEINSTSSVRDVVVDRFLEAEQLGEQKSGDNAIPYLRVGQNSMIPPEYKGAVSHLCQMVNKQIYQLIEFARRLPNFSNLPREDQVTLLRSGWNEMLIASVAWRSMEYIETERPPDGRNDGRVTIRQPQLMCLGPNFTLHRNSAQQAGVDSLFDRILCELAIKMKRLDVNRAELGILKAIILFNSDIRGLKCRKEIDQMREKIYACLDEYCKTQHPTEDGRFAQLLLRLPALRSISLKCIDHLNFLRLLGDKQLDNFIIEMLDTPL; the protein is encoded by the exons ATGCTAAAGAAGGAGAAACCGATGCTGTCGGTGGCCGCAATCATTCAAGCGCAAGGCCGATGGGATCGGTCACTGGCCGGATTGACAGGTACTTATAATG GTTTCGATGCGGCCCTGGTCGGTCACATGGGTCCGCTCTCGCCGCCTGATCTGAAGCCCGACCTAAAGCCGGACATTTCACTGCTGAACGGAAGTGGCGGTGGTCCGTTCTCGCCCGGCAACAACTGTGGTCCCGGCAGTCCCGGCAGTGGTGGATTCAATTCCGTCGTCCTACAGCAACAGAATGCGCTCGTGGTTGGTGGCCCGCTCGGCAATGGTACCGGTGGTGGACAACAGAATATGCTGGTCGGTGGTGGAGGttcacagcaacagcagcaacagcaaggaAGCAACGGTGGTGGCAGTGGGCCCAACACACCCTCCAACATCACGCAGCAGTACCCGCCTAATCATCCACTCAGCGGCTCGAAGCATCTTTGCTCGATCTGTGGTGACCGGGCCAGTGGCAAACATTACGGTGTTTATAG CTGCGAAGGATGCAAAGGATTTTTCAAGCGAACGGTACGCAAAGACCTGTCGTACGCGTGCCGGGAGGATAAAAACTGTACGATAGACAAACGCCAAAGAAATCGCTGCCAGTACTGTCGGTACCAGAAATGTTTGGCTTGCGGTATGAAGCGAGAAGCAGTCCAGGAGGAAAGGCAACGGAGTTCCAAATTTTCGATGAAG ACCGAAGAAATTAACTCGACTAGCTCGGTGCGGGATGTCGTCGTCGATCGGTTCCTCGAGGCTGAACAGCTGGGCGAACAGAAGAGTGGTGACAACGCCATACCATACTTGCGAGTTGGCCAGAATTCTATGATTCCACCAGAATACAAG GGTGCGGTGTCGCATTTGTGTCAGATGGTGAACAAACAGATCTACCAGCTAATCGAGTTTGCTCGACGGCTGCCCAACTTTTCGAATCTTCCACGCGAAGACCAGGTAACATTGCTGCGCAGTGGATGGAACGAAATGTTAATTGCTTCCGTTGCATGGCGAAGTATGGAG TACATTGAAACGGAACGACCGCCGGATGGTCGGAACGATGGTCGCGTAACAATCCGGCAGCCACAGCTAATGTGCCTGGGACCGAACTTTACCCTCCATCGAAACAGTGCCCAGCAGGCCGGTGTTGACTCACTGTTCGATCGTATCCTGTGCGAGCTGGCGATCAAAATGAAAAGACTGGACGTGAACCGGGCCGAACTGGGGATTCTTAAGGCTATCATATTGTTTAACTCTG atATCCGAGGTCTAAAATGTCGAAAAGAAATCGATCAGATGCGAGAGAAGATCTACGCCTGTTTGGATGAGTACTGCAAAACGCAGCACCCGACGGAAGATGGTCGATTCGCCCAGCTTCTGCTGCGATTGCCAGCCCTACGCTCGATCAGCCTCAAGTGTATCGATCATCTGAACTTCCTGCGGCTGCTCGGTGACAAGCAGCTCGATAACTTCATCATCGAGATGCTTGATACACCGTTGTAG
- the LOC125765254 gene encoding protein ultraspiracle homolog isoform X2, translating to MLKKEKPMLSVAAIIQAQGRWDRSLAGLTGFDAALVGHMGPLSPPDLKPDLKPDISLLNGSGGGPFSPGNNCGPGSPGSGGFNSVVLQQQNALVVGGPLGNGTGGGQQNMLVGGGGSQQQQQQQGSNGGGSGPNTPSNITQQYPPNHPLSGSKHLCSICGDRASGKHYGVYSCEGCKGFFKRTVRKDLSYACREDKNCTIDKRQRNRCQYCRYQKCLACGMKREAVQEERQRSSKFSMKTEEINSTSSVRDVVVDRFLEAEQLGEQKSGDNAIPYLRVGQNSMIPPEYKGAVSHLCQMVNKQIYQLIEFARRLPNFSNLPREDQVTLLRSGWNEMLIASVAWRSMEYIETERPPDGRNDGRVTIRQPQLMCLGPNFTLHRNSAQQAGVDSLFDRILCELAIKMKRLDVNRAELGILKAIILFNSDIRGLKCRKEIDQMREKIYACLDEYCKTQHPTEDGRFAQLLLRLPALRSISLKCIDHLNFLRLLGDKQLDNFIIEMLDTPL from the exons ATGCTAAAGAAGGAGAAACCGATGCTGTCGGTGGCCGCAATCATTCAAGCGCAAGGCCGATGGGATCGGTCACTGGCCGGATTGACAG GTTTCGATGCGGCCCTGGTCGGTCACATGGGTCCGCTCTCGCCGCCTGATCTGAAGCCCGACCTAAAGCCGGACATTTCACTGCTGAACGGAAGTGGCGGTGGTCCGTTCTCGCCCGGCAACAACTGTGGTCCCGGCAGTCCCGGCAGTGGTGGATTCAATTCCGTCGTCCTACAGCAACAGAATGCGCTCGTGGTTGGTGGCCCGCTCGGCAATGGTACCGGTGGTGGACAACAGAATATGCTGGTCGGTGGTGGAGGttcacagcaacagcagcaacagcaaggaAGCAACGGTGGTGGCAGTGGGCCCAACACACCCTCCAACATCACGCAGCAGTACCCGCCTAATCATCCACTCAGCGGCTCGAAGCATCTTTGCTCGATCTGTGGTGACCGGGCCAGTGGCAAACATTACGGTGTTTATAG CTGCGAAGGATGCAAAGGATTTTTCAAGCGAACGGTACGCAAAGACCTGTCGTACGCGTGCCGGGAGGATAAAAACTGTACGATAGACAAACGCCAAAGAAATCGCTGCCAGTACTGTCGGTACCAGAAATGTTTGGCTTGCGGTATGAAGCGAGAAGCAGTCCAGGAGGAAAGGCAACGGAGTTCCAAATTTTCGATGAAG ACCGAAGAAATTAACTCGACTAGCTCGGTGCGGGATGTCGTCGTCGATCGGTTCCTCGAGGCTGAACAGCTGGGCGAACAGAAGAGTGGTGACAACGCCATACCATACTTGCGAGTTGGCCAGAATTCTATGATTCCACCAGAATACAAG GGTGCGGTGTCGCATTTGTGTCAGATGGTGAACAAACAGATCTACCAGCTAATCGAGTTTGCTCGACGGCTGCCCAACTTTTCGAATCTTCCACGCGAAGACCAGGTAACATTGCTGCGCAGTGGATGGAACGAAATGTTAATTGCTTCCGTTGCATGGCGAAGTATGGAG TACATTGAAACGGAACGACCGCCGGATGGTCGGAACGATGGTCGCGTAACAATCCGGCAGCCACAGCTAATGTGCCTGGGACCGAACTTTACCCTCCATCGAAACAGTGCCCAGCAGGCCGGTGTTGACTCACTGTTCGATCGTATCCTGTGCGAGCTGGCGATCAAAATGAAAAGACTGGACGTGAACCGGGCCGAACTGGGGATTCTTAAGGCTATCATATTGTTTAACTCTG atATCCGAGGTCTAAAATGTCGAAAAGAAATCGATCAGATGCGAGAGAAGATCTACGCCTGTTTGGATGAGTACTGCAAAACGCAGCACCCGACGGAAGATGGTCGATTCGCCCAGCTTCTGCTGCGATTGCCAGCCCTACGCTCGATCAGCCTCAAGTGTATCGATCATCTGAACTTCCTGCGGCTGCTCGGTGACAAGCAGCTCGATAACTTCATCATCGAGATGCTTGATACACCGTTGTAG